The genomic region GCGATTGCGGCCCTTGAGGACAAGATCGTCCAGCGGGCAACGGCCGCTGTGCTCAACGCGATCTATGAGGAAGACTTCCTCGGGTTCTCGTACGGGTTCCGGCCCGGGCGCAGCACGCACGATGCGATGAATGCGCTCATGGTCGGAATCGAGCGCAGAAAGGTGAACTTCATTGTCGACGCCGACATCCGGGCGTTCTTCGACACGGTGGACCAGGAATGGCTGATCCGCTTCGTAGAGCATCGGATCGGCGACCAGCGCATCATCCGCCTGATCCGCAAATGGCTCAAGGCGGGTGTCCTCGAAGAAGGGACGGTCAGGGTCAGCGAGCAGGGGACAGCGCAAGGGGCGGTGATCTCGCCGCTGCTTGCCAACATCTACCTGCACTATGCCCTTGATCTGTGGGCCGAACGCTTCCGACGGCGCGAGGCCACGGGTGACATGATCATCGTGCGATACGCCGACGACTTCATTGTCGGCTTTGAGCATGAGGATGAGGCCCGGCACTTCCTCGAAGAACTGCGCATACGGCTTAAGGAGTTCGCGCTGTCACTGCATCCCGAGAAGACCCGGCTGATCGAGTTCGGACGCCATGCGGAGGACAACCGCCGGCGTCGCGGGCTCGGCAAGCCGGAGACCTTCAGCTTCCTCGGCTTCACCTTCATCTGCGGCCGATCCAGGCAAGGCAAGTTCCAGATCAGGCGCAAGTCTCGCAAGGATCGCATGCGGGCGAAGCTGCAAGCCGTGAAGCAGGGGCTGCAACGGCGCATGCACCAGTCGGTGCTCGAACAGGGCAAATGGCTGCGGCAGGTCGTCACCGGGTACTTCAATTACCATGCGGTGCCGACCAACAGCCGAGCGCTTGCCGCCTTCCGCTACTTCGTCATCGAACACTGGAGGCGAATGCTTCGGCGCCGCAGCCAGACCGACGGCACGACGTGGCAGCGGGTTGCGCGGCTTGCCTCCGACTTGCTCCCCAAGCCACAAATCCTCCATCCTTGGCCCCGAACACGCTTCGCCGTCACTCACCCGAGGTGGGAGCCGTATGCGGGAAAGCCGCACGTACGGATCTGTGCGGGGGGCGCTCAGCAATGAGCGTCCCTACCGCGACCGTCGCAAGGGCTTTTCGCAATGACGGGGAGAGAGTCATCGGAAATCGGGTGGCCGTAGCGCTCGCGCTTTGCCACACCCACATCCGTCATTCCGGGGCGCGACGTAGTCGCGAGCTATGGTGCGCAATTGCGCACCATAGCTCGCGCCAGGTGGCGCGCCCCGGAATGACTGATGTGAATGGGATGATCGCTATGGCCATTGCCAAACGTGTTGCCGTACCAGAC from Bradyrhizobium sp. CB1015 harbors:
- the ltrA gene encoding group II intron reverse transcriptase/maturase, with protein sequence MNRCGKSDAAVVAGKPANEAERSAEEQVEQRAVTEGNADQQSTSRTPSRTSVTPALERIRRTARERKKERFTALLHHINPDLLAAEFFALKKHAAAGADGVTWRDYEQNLKANLEDLHARIHRGAYRPQPSRRVYIPKPDGRQRPLAIAALEDKIVQRATAAVLNAIYEEDFLGFSYGFRPGRSTHDAMNALMVGIERRKVNFIVDADIRAFFDTVDQEWLIRFVEHRIGDQRIIRLIRKWLKAGVLEEGTVRVSEQGTAQGAVISPLLANIYLHYALDLWAERFRRREATGDMIIVRYADDFIVGFEHEDEARHFLEELRIRLKEFALSLHPEKTRLIEFGRHAEDNRRRRGLGKPETFSFLGFTFICGRSRQGKFQIRRKSRKDRMRAKLQAVKQGLQRRMHQSVLEQGKWLRQVVTGYFNYHAVPTNSRALAAFRYFVIEHWRRMLRRRSQTDGTTWQRVARLASDLLPKPQILHPWPRTRFAVTHPRWEPYAGKPHVRICAGGAQQ